A part of Solicola gregarius genomic DNA contains:
- a CDS encoding FAS1-like dehydratase domain-containing protein, with the protein MALDPDLAGRTFAPTAPYDVSRHEIAEFAAAVGYPPDADEAPPTFPIVIAFRAMTALMADPEVGIELRNVVHADQRFVSERAIRAGDVLTAQLQIEKLRHMAGTDIVTTRSDITTVEGEHVCSAYATLAHKG; encoded by the coding sequence ATGGCCCTGGACCCCGACCTCGCCGGGCGCACCTTCGCGCCGACCGCGCCGTACGACGTGAGCCGACACGAGATCGCGGAGTTCGCTGCGGCGGTGGGCTACCCGCCCGATGCCGATGAGGCGCCGCCGACCTTCCCGATCGTGATCGCGTTCCGGGCGATGACGGCTCTGATGGCCGATCCCGAGGTCGGCATCGAGCTGCGCAACGTCGTACACGCCGATCAGCGGTTCGTCTCGGAGCGGGCGATCCGTGCGGGTGACGTGCTGACCGCGCAGCTGCAGATCGAGAAGCTACGGCACATGGCGGGCACCGACATCGTCACAACCCGCAGCGACATCACGACGGTCGAGGGTGAGCACGTGTGCTCGGCGTACGCGACGCTCGCTCACAAGGGATGA
- a CDS encoding MaoC family dehydratase — translation MSLEPGSELGPLAYPITRADLVRYAGASGDFNPIHWSDRVAMSVGLPGVLAHGMYTMALAGRAVESWLDDGQQVVEFAVRFTKPVLVPDDEAGTQIEVSGLVKDVTDGRTRIDLTVRCGEEKVLGMARAFVA, via the coding sequence ATGAGCCTCGAACCAGGGAGCGAGCTCGGCCCGCTCGCGTACCCGATCACCCGCGCCGATCTCGTGCGGTACGCGGGGGCGAGCGGCGACTTCAACCCGATCCACTGGTCCGATCGGGTCGCGATGTCGGTGGGGCTTCCGGGCGTGCTCGCGCACGGCATGTACACGATGGCGCTGGCCGGTCGCGCCGTCGAGTCCTGGCTCGACGACGGCCAGCAGGTGGTGGAGTTCGCGGTGCGGTTCACCAAGCCGGTCCTCGTGCCCGATGACGAGGCCGGTACGCAGATCGAGGTGTCCGGACTCGTCAAGGACGTCACCGACGGACGCACGCGCATCGACCTCACGGTCCGGTGTGGCGAGGAGAAGGTGCTCGGGATGGCGAGGGCGTTCGTTGCGTGA
- a CDS encoding UDP-N-acetylmuramate dehydrogenase, with protein MRERSDVPLAPLTTLRLGGPARRLLEVASEAELLAAVRDADAAGEPVLVLGGGSNVLIADDGFAGTVVLVRARGVDVEADACSGAMVTLAAGEPWDPFVERAVREHWVGIEALSGIPGLAGAVPIQNVGAYGQEVSQTIAGVRSYDRVEDRVRTFAAADCDFAYRMSRFKREPGRFVVVSVTFQFALGELSAPVAYAELARRLGVEQGERAKAADVREAVLALRRGKGMVLDEHDHDTWSAGSFFTNPILTADEAAELPDDAPRFAQPDGTVKTSAAWLIDHAGFEKGYARGAAALSTKHVLALTNRGGASAAELVDLAREVRDGVRAAYGITLRNEPVVVGASI; from the coding sequence TTGCGTGAGCGAAGCGACGTCCCGCTCGCACCGCTGACGACCCTGCGTCTCGGCGGGCCGGCTCGTCGACTCCTCGAGGTCGCGTCGGAGGCCGAGCTCCTCGCCGCCGTACGCGATGCCGACGCTGCGGGCGAGCCCGTGCTCGTCCTCGGCGGGGGCAGCAATGTGCTGATCGCCGACGACGGCTTCGCCGGCACGGTCGTCCTGGTCCGGGCGCGCGGCGTCGACGTCGAGGCAGACGCGTGCAGCGGTGCGATGGTGACGCTCGCGGCCGGCGAGCCGTGGGACCCGTTCGTGGAGCGGGCGGTTCGAGAGCACTGGGTCGGCATCGAGGCGCTGTCGGGCATCCCCGGCCTCGCGGGTGCGGTCCCGATCCAGAACGTCGGTGCGTACGGCCAGGAGGTTTCCCAGACGATCGCCGGCGTACGTTCGTACGATCGCGTCGAGGACCGGGTGCGGACGTTCGCGGCGGCCGACTGCGACTTCGCGTACCGGATGAGCAGGTTCAAGCGCGAGCCGGGCCGGTTCGTCGTGGTGTCCGTGACGTTCCAGTTCGCGCTCGGCGAGCTGTCCGCACCCGTCGCGTACGCCGAGCTTGCCCGCCGCCTCGGCGTCGAGCAGGGCGAGCGGGCGAAGGCCGCCGACGTACGCGAGGCCGTCCTTGCGCTGCGGCGGGGCAAGGGGATGGTGCTCGACGAGCACGACCACGACACGTGGAGCGCAGGGTCGTTCTTCACCAACCCGATCCTGACCGCCGACGAGGCGGCAGAGCTTCCCGACGATGCTCCGCGTTTCGCGCAGCCCGACGGCACCGTCAAGACCAGCGCGGCCTGGCTGATCGACCACGCGGGCTTCGAGAAGGGCTACGCGCGGGGCGCGGCGGCCCTGTCCACGAAACATGTGCTCGCGCTGACCAACCGGGGCGGTGCGAGCGCCGCCGAGCTGGTCGATCTCGCACGTGAGGTACGCGACGGCGTGCGCGCCGCGTACGGCATCACGCTGCGCAACGAGCCGGTCGTCGTCGGGGCGAGTATCTGA